In the Helianthus annuus cultivar XRQ/B chromosome 11, HanXRQr2.0-SUNRISE, whole genome shotgun sequence genome, one interval contains:
- the LOC110888159 gene encoding uncharacterized protein LOC110888159 encodes MVISQSDQVIHTQIHLKAESKSFFCSFVYAENKYQDRRTLWDDLCKHNNLAHDHPWVVLGDFNAALNMEDCLYGTSSYTIGMREFFDCIQVVELVDVKSHGLHYTWNQKPKEGIGVLKKIDRIMSNMKFMDLFPDVYAVFQHARVSDHTPCVLKLSSITRKKQRPFKFPNFLTSKPEFRQFVVNEWAKGVQGCNMFSVIKKMRNLKPCFRKLLHLQGNLHDKVNRLRSELDSIQQLVDANPLDNEARNLAAKCLREFQEAAYDEECFLKQKSKVEWLCAGDSNTTYFHNAVKSRNFRNKIHCIHDVHGNRFEGEDVTTALVDHYSNFLGSEQGVRNFDDEDLLLLP; translated from the coding sequence ATGGTGATCTCTCAATCAGATCAGGTTATCCACACCCAAATCCATTTAAAAGCTGAATCTAAATCGTTTTTTTGTTCCTTTGTCTATGCGGAGAATAAGTATCAAGATCGTAGAACTCTTTGGGATGATTTATGTAAGCATAACAACTTAGCTCATGATCACCCATGGGTTGTTTTAGGAGATTTTAATGCAGCCCTCAATATGGAAGATTGCTTATATGGTACCTCGAGTTACACCATTGGTATGAGAGAATTTTTTGATTGCATCCAAGTTGTTGAGCTTGTGGATGTTAAGAGTCATGGGTTGCACTACACCTGGAATCAGAAACCGAAAGAAGGGATTGGAGTCCTCAAGAAAATAGATCGCATTATGAGTAATATGAAGTTTATGGATTTGTTTCCGGATGTGTATGCGGTGTTTCAGCATGCTCGGGTTTCTGACCATACTCCTTGTGTTCTAAAGCTATCGTCTATTACTCGAAAAAAGCAGAGGCCTTTTAAATTTCCAAATTTTTTAACTTCTAAACCGGAATTCAGACAATTTGTTGTTAATGAATGGGCTAAGGGAGTGCAAGGCTGTAATATGTTTTCGGTTATTAAGAAGATGAGGAACCTTAAACCGTGTTTCCGTAAGCTATTGCACCTCCAAGGAAATCTCCATGATAAGGTTAATCGGCTGCGTAGTGAATTGGATTCGATTCAGCAACTTGTTGATGCAAACCCGTTAGATAATGAGGCTCGTAACTTAGCTGCTAAATGTCTTCGAGAATTTCAGGAGGCGGCTTATGATGAGGAGTGTTTCTTAAAACAAAAATCTAAGGTTGAATGGCTTTGTGCGGGTGATTCGAATACAACCTACTTTCACAATGCGGTGAAAAGTAGGAACTTTAGAAACAAAATTCACTGTATTCACGATGTGCATGGGAATCGGTTTGAGGGTGAGGATGTCACTACTGCCCTTGTGGATCATTATTCGAATTTCTTGGGTTCTGAGCAGGGAGTTCGTAATTTTGATGACGAGGACCTTTTATTACTACCCTAA